A region of Flocculibacter collagenilyticus DNA encodes the following proteins:
- a CDS encoding non-ribosomal peptide synthetase — protein sequence MNLKALIDWCLCNNINLVLEDGNIQIYGDKSLITPDVLHAFKQNKPALVEWLSENAKKQHANQTSIQPFHSESGHYPLSFAQQRLWMVESIEGASSHYNMPGAFKVSGKFDTNLAEQAFAEIVKRHQVLRTQFHASNVVDLSGESAAPYQIINQHPEFSLTLLSISATDDQEAQLRTLANQHANSTFDLSKDLLLKVAFVRLTDDEGVLLINLHHIASDGWSINILVNEFRTLYTSLKQQTVAQLPELPVQYTDYANWQREAETSGKLAESLTFWREQLSGLPNVHNLPLDMPRGAHQTFTALSHIQWLDKALFDELKQFCQQHNITLFMALQAVFAVLLSRWSNENDIVMAVPVAGREQSEVSHLIGCFINTLAFRTQLEPQLTFAELLAQTKEFTLNAFSHQQVPFELLLDELKPERSLAYNTLCQVKLLLQNHELDDFQMHAADFTISNFACYDEQIRFDLDLNVTESERGLHLQWQFKKDLFLPETIARLGQSFEQLLRTILQQPHCSIASLPLSTVQQQQALIALGQGERNAVPASSDTLAHLAEQFAQQAAQTPDAIAVRDSELSLSYQELDGLANRLSQCLYEELIEDEDLARAPRVGIYLPRNAALMVSLLGTLKAGCCYVPFEARNSKGRLGQIIKDADIACVITCSDWVENLPVEGIDLLLLDELTEDSWLHDYDSDALDEDQVRYHSNDSAYVIYTSGSTGTPKGVEVTHHNVIDYCDYAQRSYYHTGLMGSVVVTSHGFDITVPSLYLPLLAGGCVELLPLDDELTHLATHLTTSHQAQLLRMTPMHVSALLELTAGEIAGRHVFVIGGESFPVSVAKALQARFPNSQIFNHYGPSETTVGCTIFDVSQHLSALSYSIPIGRAMANTQLYVLDAQQQLCPQGVTGELYIGGHGVAKGYVNQAALTAEKFIANPFISEATNTIAPRLYRTGDLVRWNAQGQLEYVGRNDNQVKIRGFRIELGDIEASLYQHEAVREAVVDVQGEKGSERLIAFVVAGTSEQATLTDELMAQLKASYPDYMVPAAIEVLAALPKSANGKIDRKALPEFDRNALQQGAYQAPRNQTEQILCDIWQALLNVEQVSINDNFFSLGGDSILSIQMASRAAKQGLKVNTRLLFEYQTIAELAEQVKDTSVTATSQTQVTGEQRLLPIQASFLNQTMQCDEQHAQSVAHYNQAVLLALPTPMSADDLVAIATALYQRHDALRLAFVKADARWQAVYQDDEITTQLGKAAVFNEVNSSNESDNSWLAARCQHYQESFDLSEGPLLKLVQLQSSADAPTQQTRLFIVAHHLVVDGVSWRIILADLAKAQQQLQRGEVIALDNKTTSLQTWAEQLNHYAQSEVLRTELPFWQAQQKPSPCLFEGSNDVPAQSLGLAQQGTAKALSIALSAQQTSALLTQCTSAYNTKINELLLASIMWASHQLDETAQLKVMMEGHGREDLFEELDITETVGWFTSKYPVLLNISGKDAKPSIASVIMQVKEQLRAVPNNGIGYGVLTQYTDELVEQDDDHALLFNYLGQLDQSGSDDAQFTLSNEGCGNAVSDHYLRRHRMGLISKVVNQQLEMTLDFSALQYTTESMQAFLDAIHDALGDVIEHCQTLSQPTLTPSDFISDKFGRYLTQPFVTQANLTQWQTRYHIDKLYPATAMQQGMLFQSAISDNAYIAQTGVTLTGYLEPSLFQQAWQHVINQHDIFKTAFVETDLHTLQLVVKEARLDWHYQDWSDYSDPQVSAALADYKQQDAARGFDVTCAPLTRIAVFKLSTNSFYMLWSYHHALIDGWCSPLIYRDVMQYYQDLIDLRPLQAANTKPYQHYIQWLTAQNQDAAVDYWQQYLKNAEPTELSLPAPSVNEAGLSTSQLNLDTNANSQLIAWAKQHKVTVNTVLQFLWGQVLSRYCGRDDVIFGATISGRPPEVAGVEDMIGLFINTVPVRVKAAQNLAISDELQTLQIAFQNNNHFGYLPLNSIYEAAGQSGIGRLFDSIMVFENYPLDAALKQDASDSLLKVSQLDSYIDNGLPLTLNVSSGAQLRIKFVYQAAMFNKEDINAMVDHMHRLLDMLTAQSGATFTTQQLHTQMYTQQQQQALIALGQGERNAVPASSDTLAHLAEQFAQQAAQTPDAIAVRDSELSLSYQELDGLANRLSQCLYEELIEDEDLARAPRVGIYLPRNAALMVSLLGTLKAGCCYVPFEARNSKGRLGQIIKDADIACVITCSDWVENLPVEGIDLLLLDELTEDSWLHDYDSDALDEDQVRYHSNDSAYVIYTSGSTGTPKGVEVTHHNVIDYCDYAQRSYYHTGLMGSVVVTSHGFDITVPSLYLPLLAGGCVELLPLDDELTHLATHLTTSHQAQLLRMTPMHVSALLELTAGEIAGRHVFVIGGESFPVSVAKALQARFPNSQIFNHYGPSETTVGCTIFDVSQHLSALSYSIPIGRAMANTQLYVLDAQQQLCPQGVTGELYIGGHGVAKGYVNQAALTAEKFIANPFISEATNTIAPRLYRTGDLVRWNAQGQLEYVGRNDNQVKIRGFRIELGDIEASLYQHEAVREAVVDVQGEKGSERLIAFVVAGTSEQATLTDELMAQLKASYPDYMVPAAIEVLAALPKSANGKIDRKALANLAEQQAGARFVAASTETQSKLVAVWSELLNIDEVSVEASFFELGGNSITAMRLVNRINNDFAVTITLQALMDEQTIARLADLIDSAKLIEQKMTEQADSESQFDMEW from the coding sequence ATGAATTTAAAGGCATTAATTGATTGGTGTTTGTGTAACAACATTAACCTTGTTCTTGAAGACGGCAATATTCAAATTTATGGCGATAAGTCATTAATTACACCGGATGTACTACACGCATTTAAACAAAATAAGCCAGCGCTAGTTGAATGGCTAAGTGAAAATGCGAAAAAGCAGCACGCCAATCAGACGAGTATTCAACCTTTTCATAGTGAATCTGGGCATTATCCATTGTCATTTGCACAGCAGCGACTGTGGATGGTGGAATCGATAGAAGGTGCAAGCAGTCACTACAATATGCCTGGGGCATTTAAAGTATCGGGTAAGTTTGATACGAACTTAGCCGAACAAGCTTTTGCTGAAATTGTAAAACGACATCAAGTATTAAGAACGCAATTTCATGCAAGCAATGTTGTTGACCTGTCTGGCGAAAGCGCGGCTCCTTATCAAATCATCAATCAGCATCCTGAGTTTTCGTTAACCTTGTTATCTATCTCGGCTACTGATGATCAAGAAGCTCAATTAAGAACACTGGCCAATCAACATGCTAATAGCACATTCGACTTAAGCAAAGACTTACTACTAAAAGTTGCTTTTGTTCGGCTTACTGATGATGAAGGTGTGCTACTGATTAATTTGCATCATATTGCTTCTGATGGTTGGTCGATTAATATATTAGTGAATGAATTTCGCACTTTGTATACCAGCCTAAAACAGCAAACGGTTGCGCAACTGCCAGAGCTACCAGTGCAATATACAGATTATGCTAACTGGCAACGAGAAGCAGAAACGTCGGGTAAATTAGCTGAGTCATTAACCTTTTGGCGTGAGCAACTATCTGGCTTACCGAATGTGCATAATCTGCCGCTGGATATGCCGCGAGGTGCTCATCAAACTTTTACTGCACTGAGTCATATTCAGTGGTTAGATAAAGCGCTATTCGATGAACTGAAACAATTTTGTCAGCAACATAACATTACGTTGTTTATGGCGTTACAAGCGGTATTTGCCGTACTGTTATCGCGTTGGAGTAATGAAAACGACATTGTAATGGCTGTGCCTGTTGCAGGTCGTGAACAATCTGAAGTCAGCCATTTAATTGGTTGCTTTATTAATACCTTAGCGTTTAGAACGCAGCTTGAGCCTCAGCTCACTTTTGCAGAACTATTAGCGCAAACTAAAGAATTCACCTTAAATGCGTTTAGTCATCAGCAGGTGCCGTTTGAATTATTGCTAGATGAACTAAAGCCTGAGCGTAGCTTAGCTTACAACACACTATGCCAAGTGAAGTTATTACTGCAAAACCATGAATTAGACGACTTCCAAATGCACGCAGCTGATTTTACGATCAGTAACTTTGCTTGCTATGACGAGCAAATACGGTTTGATTTAGATCTGAACGTGACAGAGTCAGAGCGAGGGTTGCATTTACAGTGGCAGTTTAAAAAGGACTTATTTCTACCTGAAACGATAGCGCGACTGGGACAAAGTTTCGAGCAACTATTGCGTACTATTTTGCAGCAACCACATTGCAGCATTGCGTCATTACCTTTATCAACGGTACAGCAACAGCAAGCGCTGATAGCCCTAGGTCAAGGTGAACGCAACGCCGTACCTGCTAGCTCAGATACACTGGCGCATTTAGCCGAACAGTTTGCACAACAGGCCGCGCAAACCCCAGATGCAATTGCTGTACGCGACAGCGAATTAAGCCTCAGTTATCAAGAGCTAGATGGGTTAGCTAATCGTTTAAGTCAATGTTTATACGAAGAGCTTATTGAAGATGAAGACCTAGCGCGCGCGCCACGCGTAGGTATTTATTTACCACGCAATGCCGCGTTGATGGTGAGTTTACTCGGTACGCTAAAAGCAGGATGTTGTTATGTGCCATTTGAAGCAAGAAACAGCAAAGGGCGTTTAGGACAAATCATTAAAGATGCCGATATAGCATGTGTTATTACCTGTTCAGACTGGGTAGAAAATCTTCCCGTCGAAGGCATTGATTTACTGTTACTAGACGAACTTACCGAAGACAGTTGGTTACACGATTATGATAGTGATGCGTTAGATGAAGACCAAGTTCGCTATCACAGTAATGACAGTGCTTATGTGATTTACACTTCAGGGTCAACGGGCACCCCGAAAGGCGTTGAAGTGACGCATCATAACGTGATTGATTACTGTGATTATGCACAACGCAGTTACTATCACACAGGATTAATGGGCTCAGTGGTTGTCACGTCACACGGCTTCGACATTACCGTCCCGAGCTTGTACTTACCATTACTGGCAGGTGGCTGTGTTGAACTACTACCACTTGACGATGAGCTCACACACTTAGCTACCCATTTAACAACGTCACATCAGGCTCAACTACTGCGTATGACACCGATGCACGTTAGCGCCTTATTAGAGCTAACAGCAGGTGAGATTGCTGGCCGTCACGTATTTGTAATAGGCGGTGAAAGCTTCCCGGTGAGCGTAGCGAAAGCACTGCAAGCACGTTTCCCAAACAGCCAAATTTTTAACCACTATGGACCATCAGAAACCACCGTAGGGTGTACGATATTTGATGTCAGCCAACACTTAAGTGCACTGAGCTACAGTATTCCGATTGGTCGTGCCATGGCAAATACCCAGCTTTATGTATTGGATGCACAGCAACAGCTGTGTCCTCAAGGCGTCACAGGCGAGTTGTATATTGGTGGTCACGGCGTAGCGAAAGGGTATGTGAATCAAGCAGCACTAACAGCAGAAAAATTCATTGCTAACCCGTTTATCAGTGAGGCAACGAACACCATTGCTCCGCGACTTTATCGCACCGGAGACTTAGTAAGATGGAATGCGCAAGGGCAGCTGGAATATGTGGGCCGTAATGATAATCAAGTAAAAATACGCGGTTTCCGCATTGAGCTAGGCGATATCGAAGCGAGTCTGTATCAACATGAAGCCGTGCGTGAAGCGGTAGTGGATGTGCAAGGTGAAAAAGGCAGCGAACGCCTAATTGCCTTTGTGGTAGCTGGAACGTCAGAGCAGGCAACATTGACAGATGAGTTGATGGCACAACTGAAAGCGAGCTATCCGGATTATATGGTACCAGCGGCGATAGAAGTGTTAGCGGCATTACCGAAAAGTGCCAATGGCAAAATTGACCGCAAGGCGTTACCTGAATTTGACCGTAACGCTTTGCAGCAGGGAGCGTATCAAGCGCCGCGTAATCAAACAGAACAGATATTATGTGACATTTGGCAAGCGCTGTTAAACGTAGAACAAGTCAGCATTAATGATAACTTTTTTAGTTTGGGTGGAGACTCTATTCTTTCCATTCAAATGGCGTCACGCGCTGCTAAACAAGGTTTGAAAGTGAATACGCGTTTGTTATTTGAATATCAAACGATTGCAGAATTAGCGGAGCAAGTTAAAGACACATCAGTTACCGCAACCAGCCAAACGCAGGTGACGGGTGAGCAACGTTTACTACCAATTCAAGCGTCGTTCTTAAACCAAACGATGCAATGTGATGAGCAACACGCACAGTCAGTCGCACATTATAATCAGGCTGTTCTATTAGCATTACCAACACCGATGTCGGCTGATGACTTAGTGGCTATCGCTACGGCGCTGTACCAGCGTCACGATGCCCTAAGATTGGCGTTTGTTAAGGCGGATGCTCGTTGGCAGGCCGTCTATCAAGATGATGAGATCACAACTCAACTTGGCAAAGCGGCTGTGTTTAATGAAGTTAACTCAAGTAATGAAAGCGATAACAGCTGGCTTGCAGCAAGGTGTCAGCATTATCAAGAAAGCTTTGATTTAAGTGAAGGACCATTATTAAAACTGGTGCAGTTGCAAAGCAGTGCAGATGCACCAACTCAACAAACACGCCTGTTTATTGTTGCGCATCACTTAGTGGTTGATGGCGTTTCGTGGCGTATTATTCTTGCTGATCTAGCAAAGGCGCAGCAACAGTTGCAGCGTGGAGAAGTCATCGCGCTAGATAATAAAACCACCTCATTGCAAACATGGGCAGAGCAACTTAATCACTATGCACAAAGCGAGGTATTGCGTACAGAGTTACCATTTTGGCAAGCTCAGCAGAAACCATCCCCCTGCTTATTTGAAGGTAGCAATGATGTACCAGCACAATCACTAGGACTAGCACAGCAAGGCACGGCTAAAGCGTTATCTATTGCGTTATCTGCGCAACAAACGTCAGCATTGTTAACCCAGTGCACCTCTGCCTATAACACCAAAATTAACGAATTATTATTAGCCAGTATTATGTGGGCGAGTCATCAGCTTGATGAAACCGCACAGTTAAAAGTGATGATGGAAGGCCATGGTCGTGAAGACTTGTTTGAAGAGTTAGACATCACAGAGACAGTAGGCTGGTTTACGAGTAAGTACCCAGTACTACTGAATATATCTGGAAAGGATGCTAAACCGAGTATTGCGTCGGTTATCATGCAAGTTAAAGAGCAACTTCGAGCCGTGCCGAACAATGGGATCGGTTATGGTGTGTTAACTCAGTATACCGATGAGCTCGTTGAGCAAGATGACGATCACGCGCTGCTATTTAACTATTTAGGGCAGCTAGATCAATCAGGCAGTGATGATGCTCAGTTTACGCTTTCAAATGAAGGTTGTGGCAATGCGGTGAGTGATCATTATTTGCGTCGCCATCGTATGGGGTTAATCAGCAAAGTGGTTAATCAACAACTTGAGATGACGCTCGACTTTAGCGCGTTACAATATACCACTGAAAGTATGCAGGCATTCTTAGATGCAATTCATGATGCTTTAGGTGATGTTATAGAGCATTGCCAAACACTATCACAGCCGACTTTAACACCGAGTGATTTCATCAGTGACAAGTTTGGTCGTTATTTAACACAACCGTTTGTGACTCAAGCAAACTTAACGCAGTGGCAAACACGTTATCATATCGACAAGTTGTATCCAGCGACCGCGATGCAGCAAGGCATGTTATTTCAAAGTGCTATTTCAGATAACGCCTACATTGCACAAACAGGGGTAACTTTAACCGGTTACTTAGAGCCGAGCTTGTTTCAACAAGCATGGCAGCACGTTATCAATCAACATGACATATTTAAAACAGCATTTGTTGAAACGGACTTACATACGTTGCAATTAGTCGTAAAAGAAGCACGATTAGATTGGCATTATCAAGATTGGTCAGATTACAGTGACCCACAAGTTAGTGCTGCACTAGCAGATTATAAGCAGCAAGATGCCGCGCGTGGTTTTGATGTTACATGTGCGCCGCTAACGCGCATTGCCGTTTTTAAGTTATCAACGAATAGTTTCTATATGTTGTGGAGCTATCATCATGCCTTAATAGATGGTTGGTGCTCGCCACTGATTTATCGTGATGTGATGCAGTATTATCAAGATTTAATTGATTTGCGTCCGCTTCAGGCTGCAAATACTAAGCCTTACCAACACTATATTCAGTGGCTAACGGCACAAAATCAGGATGCGGCAGTAGATTATTGGCAACAGTACTTAAAGAATGCAGAGCCAACGGAGCTAAGCTTACCAGCACCGTCGGTAAATGAGGCAGGATTAAGCACGTCACAGCTCAATTTAGATACCAATGCCAACAGTCAATTAATCGCGTGGGCAAAACAGCACAAAGTCACAGTTAATACCGTATTACAGTTTTTGTGGGGACAAGTACTGAGCCGTTATTGTGGTCGTGACGATGTGATTTTTGGTGCGACCATTTCAGGTCGCCCACCAGAAGTCGCTGGTGTTGAAGATATGATTGGCTTATTCATCAATACCGTGCCTGTAAGAGTGAAAGCCGCACAAAACCTAGCGATCAGTGACGAGCTTCAAACCCTTCAAATTGCTTTTCAAAATAATAATCATTTTGGTTATTTACCGCTAAATAGCATTTATGAAGCGGCTGGGCAGTCTGGTATTGGTCGCTTATTTGATTCCATCATGGTATTTGAAAATTACCCGTTAGACGCTGCGTTAAAGCAAGATGCGTCAGACAGCTTATTAAAGGTATCTCAATTAGATAGCTATATTGATAATGGATTACCGTTAACGCTCAATGTAAGCAGTGGTGCGCAATTGCGTATCAAGTTTGTATATCAAGCGGCAATGTTCAACAAAGAAGACATTAATGCAATGGTTGACCATATGCACCGTTTACTTGATATGTTAACGGCACAAAGTGGTGCTACCTTCACAACACAGCAATTACATACTCAGATGTATACGCAGCAGCAACAGCAAGCGCTGATAGCCCTAGGTCAAGGTGAACGCAACGCCGTACCTGCTAGCTCAGATACATTGGCGCATTTAGCCGAACAGTTTGCACAACAGGCCGCGCAAACCCCAGATGCAATTGCTGTACGCGACAGCGAATTAAGCCTCAGTTATCAAGAGCTAGATGGGTTAGCTAATCGTTTAAGTCAATGTTTATACGAAGAGCTTATTGAAGATGAAGACCTAGCGCGCGCGCCACGCGTAGGTATTTATTTACCACGCAATGCCGCGTTGATGGTGAGTTTACTCGGTACGCTAAAAGCAGGATGTTGTTATGTGCCATTTGAAGCAAGAAACAGCAAAGGGCGTTTAGGACAAATCATTAAAGATGCCGATATAGCATGTGTTATTACCTGTTCAGACTGGGTAGAAAATCTTCCCGTCGAAGGCATTGATTTACTGTTACTAGACGAACTTACCGAAGACAGTTGGTTACACGATTATGATAGTGATGCGTTAGATGAAGACCAAGTTCGCTATCACAGTAATGACAGTGCTTATGTGATTTACACTTCAGGGTCAACGGGCACCCCGAAAGGCGTTGAAGTGACGCATCATAACGTGATTGATTACTGTGATTATGCACAACGCAGTTACTATCACACAGGATTAATGGGCTCAGTGGTTGTCACGTCACACGGCTTCGACATTACCGTCCCGAGCTTGTACTTACCATTACTGGCAGGTGGCTGTGTTGAACTACTACCACTTGACGATGAGCTCACACACTTAGCTACCCATTTAACAACGTCACATCAGGCTCAACTACTGCGTATGACACCGATGCACGTTAGCGCCTTATTAGAGCTAACAGCAGGTGAGATTGCTGGCCGTCACGTATTTGTAATAGGCGGTGAAAGCTTCCCGGTGAGCGTAGCGAAAGCACTGCAAGCACGTTTCCCAAACAGCCAAATTTTTAACCACTATGGACCATCAGAAACCACCGTAGGGTGTACGATATTTGATGTCAGCCAACACTTAAGTGCACTGAGCTACAGTATTCCGATTGGTCGTGCCATGGCAAATACCCAGCTTTATGTATTGGATGCACAGCAACAGCTGTGTCCTCAAGGCGTCACAGGCGAGTTGTATATTGGTGGTCACGGCGTAGCGAAAGGGTATGTGAATCAAGCAGCACTAACAGCAGAAAAATTCATTGCTAACCCGTTTATCAGTGAGGCAACGAACACCATTGCTCCGCGACTTTATCGCACCGGAGACTTAGTAAGATGGAATGCGCAAGGGCAGCTGGAATATGTGGGCCGTAATGATAATCAAGTAAAAATACGCGGTTTCCGCATTGAGCTAGGCGATATCGAAGCGAGTCTGTATCAACATGAAGCCGTGCGTGAAGCGGTAGTGGATGTGCAAGGTGAAAAAGGCAGCGAACGCCTAATTGCCTTTGTGGTAGCTGGAACGTCAGAGCAGGCAACATTGACAGATGAGTTGATGGCACAACTGAAAGCGAGTTATCCGGATTATATGGTACCAGCGGCGATAGAAGTGTTAGCGGCATTACCGAAAAGTGCTAATGGTAAAATTGACCGCAAGGCGCTGGCTAACTTAGCGGAGCAACAAGCTGGCGCGCGCTTTGTGGCAGCCAGCACCGAAACGCAAAGCAAACTGGTTGCAGTGTGGAGTGAGTTACTAAACATAGATGAAGTCAGCGTTGAAGCTAGCTTCTTCGAGTTAGGGGGGAACTCAATCACCGCAATGCGTCTAGTGAATAGAATTAATAACGATTTCGCAGTCACAATTACACTACAGGCGTTGATGGACGAACAAACGATTGCTCGTTTAGCAGATCTGATTGACAGCGCCAAATTGATAGAACAAAAAATGACAGAGCAGGCTGACTCAGAAAGCCAGTTTGACATGGAGTGGTAA